One stretch of Brachyhypopomus gauderio isolate BG-103 chromosome 8, BGAUD_0.2, whole genome shotgun sequence DNA includes these proteins:
- the c1qtnf6b gene encoding complement C1q tumor necrosis factor-related protein 1: MSGFFLPTLLLLPLVASVPSPSRLPPKYCRRCCDHLDPPLSPASRPVANQTPEVRTFINMTILKGDKGDRGERGTPGKAGAEGPPGSKGFTGAKGSKGQAGAPGDPCKKHHSAFSVGRRKALHSVDYYQPLLFDTVFVNLDEHFSMFKGKFHCYVAGVYFFSVNVHTWNFKETYLHVMRNEQEQAILYAQPSDRSIMQSQSLMLQLDLADEVWVRLYKRERENAVYSDDVDVYITFSGYLVAPAD; the protein is encoded by the exons ATGTCTGGATTCTTTCTACCGACGTTGTTGCTTCTCCCCCTGGTTGCCtctgtcccctccccctccaggtTGCCGCCAAAATACTGCCGCAGGTGTTGTGATCACCTAGACCCGCCTCTAAGCCCCGCCTCTCGCCCCGTGGCCAATCAGACGCCAGAGGTCCGCACATTCATTAACATGACCATTCTCAAAG GAGATAAAGGAGATCGTGGGGAGAGGGGCACTCCCGGAAAGGCCGGAGCAGAAGGCCCTCCGGGCTCCAAGGGCTTCACGGGTGCCAAGGGCAGCAAAGGCCAGGCGGGTGCGCCCGGAGACCCGTGCAAGAAGCACCACTCGGCCTTCTCCGTGGGCCGGCGCAAGGCCCTCCACAGCGTGGACTACTACCAGCCACTGCTCTTCGACACCGTCTTCGTCAACCTGGACGAGCACTTCAGCATGTTCAAGGGCAAGTTCCACTGCTACGTGGCGGGCGTTTACTTCTTTAGCGTCAACGTGCACACGTGGAACTTCAAGGAGACGTACCTGCACGTGATGCGTAACGAGCAGGAGCAGGCCATCTTGTACGCCCAGCCCAGCGATCGCTCCATCATGCAGAGCCAGAGTCTGATGCTGCAGCTGGACCTCGCCGACGAGGTCTGGGTGCGCCTGTACAAGCGGGAGCGCGAGAACGCCGTCTACAGCGACGACGTTGACGTCTACATCACCTTCAGCGGCTACCTGGTGGCCCCCGCGGACTAG
- the tmprss6 gene encoding transmembrane protease serine 6 codes for MELRNGVNTANSLYTVDGTIGKPSLVEPARSPRETLPRRVTVIIVIVTTLTLAGLSVLLWYFLEYRVWVLEVRVEQQYTAQISILNRNFSVGLSSHSSRAFWVESRAVEAMVEKLVKATDLARYFKSTTVFAFGEGSVVAHFWLVLSLPNSHVERVTVQRVNESLWRTLQSFRERDVEGRAVYCSYVLLLPSFSITETNPKAVDLLQASFDCYRYQSVAPEGPVVLRGPNTQRSSCLWHLQAPAGSQLELRVEWLLPECRDRLAVYDSLAPADSALITSLYGCSRHEQVVQVVSSADWMTVIWKQGQYNYKDPFALSAQAWPIRNCSYSVELERKGGVQGTLKTPFYPGYYPPDTNCTWHFTVPSAEYGLTLEFEGYELNRASYTEFCTQGRWLIQNRRMCGLRALQTYAERLYLHSPTTTVTMTSEVSLTGPGLQIHYSIFNQSDPCPGQFLCSVNGLCVPACDGISDCPNGLDERNCVCRGQYQCPEDSRCVDYYKVCDQHQDCTEGSDEENCTQGVPCTDMTYMCADGTCLKKPNPACDFITDCPDASDENDCDCGLSHFSTRVVGGVSAVEGEWPWQASLQIKGQHICGGVLISGQWVVSAAHCFYDDRLYSPSVWTVYLGKLRLSGTSQTEEALRVSHIHMHQYYDDETHDYDLALLRLERSVSVGTLARPACLPPATHQLDPGLLCWVTGWGARREGGTTSDVLQKADVRLVSANACIRSYGNIITPRMLCAGYLSGGKDACQGDSGGPLVCQELSGRWFLAGVVSWGRGCGRPDYYGVYTRITRLSGWIRQSISS; via the exons ATGGAGCTTAGGAATGGTGTAAATACGGCTAACTCTTTGTACACCGTGGACGGTACAATCGGAAAACCGAGTCTG GTGGAACCCGCGCGCTCTCCGCGCGAGACTCTCCCAAGGCGCGTTACCGTGATAATCGTCATCGTCACCACCCTGACTCTGGCTGGATTATCAGTCCTGCTCTGGTACTTTCTAG agTACAGGGTGTGGGTGTTGGAGGTGCGGGTGGAGCAGCAGTACACAGCACAGATCTCCATTCTGAACAGGAACTTCTCCGTCGGCCTTTCATCTCACAGCAGCCGGGCCTTCTGGGTGGAGTCACGCGCGGTGGAGGCCATG GTGGAGAAGCTGGTGAAGGCCACTGACCTGGCTCGCTATTTTAAATCCACCACCGTCTTCGCCTTTGG GGAAGGCAGTGTAGTGGCTCACTTCTGGCTCGTCCTGTCCCTGCCCAACAGCCATGTTGAGAGGGTCACTGTGCAGAGGGTCAACGAGAGCTTGTGGAGAACTCTGCAGAGCTTCAGAGAGCGAGATGTTGAGGGCAGAGCTGTCTACTGCAGCTACGTCCTCCTGCTACCTTCATTCTCCATCACAG AAACCAACCCCAAAGCTGTTGATCTTTTGCAAGCCTCGTTTG ACTGCTACCGGTACCAGTCGGTGGCCCCCGAGGGCCCCGTGGTGCTGAGGGGACCCAACACGCAACGTTCGTCCTGCCTCTGGCACCTGCAGGCCCCGGCGGGCTCCCAGCTGGAGCTGCGGGTGGAGTGGCTCCTGCCAGAGTGCCGGGATCGCCTGGCCGTCTACGACTCGCTGGCCCCGGCTGACTCCGCCCTCATCACCTC tctgtaCGGTTGTAGTAGGCATGAGcaggtggtgcaggtggtgtCTTCAGCTGATTGGATGACAGTGATATGGAAGCAGGGACAGTATAACTATAAGGACCCGTTCGCTCTCTCCGCACAGGCTTGGCCAATCAGGa ATTGTTCCTACAGCGTTGAGCTGGAGAGAAAAGGTGGGGTTCAGGGCACACTGAAGACCCCATTCTACCCCGGCTACTACCCCCCCGATACCAACTGCACCTGGCATTTTACC GTCCCCTCAGCAGAATATGGGCTGACCCTGGAGTTCGAGGGTTATGAGCTGAATCGGGCCAGCTACACCGAGTTCTGCACCCAAGGCCGGTGGCTCATTCAGAACCGCAG aatgtgCGGTTTGCGTGCTTTGCAGACATATGCTGAGCGTCTCTACCTCCACTCTCCCACCACCACCGTTACCATGACATCAGAGGTGTCACTCACAGGGCCCGGCCTCCAGATCCATTACAGCATCTTCAACCAATCAGATC cctgTCCTGGCCAGTTCCTATGCAGTGTTAATGGCCTGTGTGTTCCAGCTTGTGACGGTATCTCTGACTGTCCCAATGGTCTGGATGAAAGAAACTGCG tgTGCAGAGGGCAGTATCAGTGCCCAGAGGACAGTCGTTGTGTGGATTACTACAAGGTGTGTGACCAACATCAGGACTGCACAGAGGGGAGTGACGAGGAGAACTGTACACAAG gagttcCCTGTACTGATATGACTTACATGTGTGCTGATGGCACCTGTCTGAAGAAACCGAACCCTGCATGTGATTTCATCACCGACTGTCCCGATGCGTCTGACGAGAATGACTGCG ACTGCGGCCTGAGTCATTTCAGCACCCGGGTGGTGGGCGGAGTCAGTGCTGTGGAAGGGGAGTGGCCATGGCAGGCCAGCCTGCAGATCAAAGGCCAGCATATCTGTGGTGGAGTGCTGATCTCCGGCCAGTGGGTGGTGTCTGCAGCGCACTGTTTCTATGATGACCG ACTGTATTCGCCCTCCGTGTGGACGGTGTATCTGGGTAAACTGAGGCTGAGCGGCACCAGCCAGACGGAGGAAGCACTACGCGTCTCCCACATCCACATGCACCAGTACTACGACGACGAGACCCACGACTACGACCTGGCCCTGCTCAGACTGGAGAGGTCCGTGTCCGTGGGCACACTGGCCCGGCCCGCCTGCCTGCCCCCGGCCACGCACCAGCTGGACCCCGGCCTGCTCTGCTGGGTCACCGGATGGGGGGCGCGGCGAGAAGGGG GCACCACCAGTGACGTCCTACAGAAGGCCGACGTGCGATTGGTTAGCGCGAATGCTTGCATACGTTCCTACGGTAACATCATCACTCCCAGAATGCTTTGTGCTGGCTATCTCAGTGGGGGAAAGGATGCATGTCAG GGGGACTCCGGAGGTCCCTTGGTGTGCCAGGAACTGTCGGGTCGCTGGTTCCTGGCCGGTGTGGTTAGCTGGGGTCGTGGCTGTGGCCGACCGGACTACTACGGCGTTTACACACGCATCACCAGACTCTCTGGATGGATCAGACAAAGCATCTCCTCCTGA